CCGGTGGGCGACTGCATGAGCGCGCGCACGCCCTTGCCCAGCAGCGTGGTGCGCAGCAGCACGATGAGCGCGCCCGCGAACAGCAGGGCGAGGCCGAACACCAGCAGCTTGTTCACCGCGAACTGCGCCTGGCCGCCGGGCAGCGGGATGGCGAAGGGCTGGGTGAGGAAGTCGTAGCCGCGCAGGTCGCCGCCCCAGATCCAGCTGATCGCGTTCTGCACCAGGAACATCAGGCCGAAGGCCACCATGAGGCCGCGCGCCTCGAACACGTCGAGGTTGGGCGAGGTGGCGGTGAGGCGGCGAAAGCACAGCCAGTGCACCGCCACGCCGATGCCGAACAGCAGCGCGAACGAGACCGGGATCATCCACAGCGGCGAAAGCCCGAACGTGGCCGCCACCATCCAGGTGACGAAGGCGCCCACCATCAGGAACTCGCCATGCGCGATGTTGAGGATGCGCATCAGCCCGTACTGCAGGTTCAGGCCGAGCGCGACGAGCGCATAGATGCCCCCGGTGATGAGACCGGAGGCGATGAGCTCGATCCAGGCGGAAAACGACATCACTTCCAGGTGGGCTTGTTCGGGTTGAGCTTGGCGGTGGCGAGCTTTTGCGGCCACACCACCTCGAACTCGCCGTTCTGCCACTGGCCCACGGTGCCCGGCGTGCCCACGTTCTCGCTGCCCTGGAATTTGATGTCGCCCAGGATGGTCTTGTGCGTGGTGTTGGCCACGTAGTCGCGGATGGCCTTGCGGTCCAGGCCGTGCGCCTTCACCGCGTTGGTGAGGATCTCCAGGCCGGCCCAGCAGGCGCCGCTGGCCCAGCGGTCGGGTTCCTTCTTCTGGCTCGCCACGTGGGCGTCGAAGTAGGCCTTGGCGCCCGGGCTGGTCTTGCTGTTCCACGAGCCCATGCCCAGCACGCCCTCGGCGCCGGCCGCGGTGATCACGTTCTTGTAGAGCGGGAAGGCCGTGCCCACCGAGGCGTAGAAGAACTTCGGGTTGAAGCCGATCTCCTTGGCCTGGCGGCTCGCGAGGATGGTGTCGGGCGGGTAGGTGAAGCCCACGAACGCGTCGGGGTTCTTGTCCTTCATCGAGCGCAGCACGGGCGAGAGGTCTTTCACGCCGCCGGGGTAGCTCTTGTCTTCGACCATGTTGATGCCGCTGCCCTGCAGCGCCACCTTGAGGGCCGCGTAGTTCTCCAGGCCGAACAGGTCGTCCACGTAGATCACGGCCACGCTCTTCACGCCGTTGGCCTTGAACATGTCGACCAGCGCGTCGCACATGGGCTTGGGCTGCTGCAGCAGCAGGAAGAAATACGGCAGCTTGAGCTCCACCAGGCGGCGCGAGAGCGCGGTGGGCGCGAGGAAGGGGTACTGGAAGCGGTTGGCCAGCGGTGCGACCGCGAAGTTGGCGTTCGAGCCCCAGGGCGGCAGCACCAGGTCCACCTTGTCGCTGCCCATCAGCTTTTCGTAGGTGCGCACCACGGTTTCCACGTCGCTGCGGTCGTCGCTGCTGATCAGCTCGATCTTGCGGCGCACGCCCTTCACGTCGAGACCGCCCGTGGCGTTCTGCTGCTCGGCCCAGAGCAGGAAGTTGGGCTCCTGGCTGGTCTGCGCGCCGCCCGTCCAGGGGCCGGTGCGCGACATGCTGTAGCCGATGCGCACGGGCGCGTTCTGGGCCATCAACTGCGGGGCCACCGCCATCGCGCCCACGGCGGCGGCGGTCTTCTGCATCATCACTCGGCGGTTGCTCAAGGCCATGGCTTGTCTCCTGTGTGTGGGGGGTCCTCGGACGCGGCCATGGTAGGAAAAGCCGTCATGGGCCGCTATGCCGAAGGCGCACTGTCGGCTTGACCAATCGCGCATGGCGATGCGGGTTTTCCCGCAATGCCGGGGCCGCGCAGGGGCTTGGGCGGCACGGGACAATGTTTCCCCCTGCCCGCCCGCCCCGCCCACGGAGACCTGCATGAGCGCCACCCCCCCGATGAGCACCGACGCCGTGGCGCCCAAGGAGCGCGCCGCGATCTGGCGCGAATGGGTGTGGACGCACTTCGGCGGGCTCGACTCCGACCTCTACGGCGACACCGACTTCGAGGGCCACATGAGCGCCTCGCGCGCGGGCGAGGTGATGCTCACGCGGCTCGAGGCCAACCGCCACCGCGTGATCAAGAGCGACCGCCAGGCGCGCGCGGGCGAGCGGCCCTACCTCAAGATCGTGGCACCCTGGCGCGGCAGCGCGGGCGTGCAGCAGTCGGGCCGCGAGGCCTGGGTGCGGCCCGGCGGCTGGGCCATCTACGACACCACCGGCACCTACGCGGTGGCCAACCCCGAGCAGGTCGAGCACCTGATCGTGATGCTGCCGCGCGAACAGCTCAGCGAGCGCGGCCTCGCGCTCGAGCCGCTCATGGCGCGGCAGATCGGCGGCGTGAGCGGCATTGCGCGCGTGGCGCTGGAGACCATGCGCACCACCTACCAGGAGCTGCCCGGCATGAGCGAGGCCGCGGCGCGCGGCGCGGGCGAGGCCATCGTCGAGCTGGTGCGGCTGTCACTGCTCGAGCTCGCGGGCCGCGCCGACGGCCGCACCCAGCTCGAGGCCTTCCGCGACCGCATCCGCGTGCACATCGGCCACCACCTGCGCGACCCCGCGCTCTCGCTCGACCACATCGCCAGCGCGATGAACTGCAGCAAGCGCCACCTGCACAAGGCCTTCAGCGCCGAGGACGACACCCTGGCCCACTACATCCAGCGCCAGCGCGTGGAGGCCTGCATGCGCGAGCTGGCCGACCCGCAGCGCGCGGGCCGCACCATCACCGAGATCGCGTTTTCCTGGGGCTTCAACAACACGGCGCACTTCAGCCGCGTGTTCCGCGAGCACACGGGGCTCACGCCCTCGGCGTTCCGCGCCCGTGCCTCGCTCGCACCCGCTCAGGACTGAGCGGGCGGGGTCGTGTCGACCTTGCCGTCTTTCACGGGCAGCGTGGCGCCCGGCTTGAAGTCGGTGCGCACCACGGCCTCCTGGCCGTTGAGGCGGTAGGTCACGTCGTAGCCCAGCAGCTTCTGGCTCTTGTCCTGCACCGTGCGGCAGCGCTGCTCGGTGGTGGTCACGGTGTCGCTCTGCTGCATGTTCTTCTGCACCTGATTGCCGGCGTAGCCGCCCGCCACCGCACCGGCCACCGTGGCCACGGTGTTGCCGCTGCCCTTGCCGATGGTGCTGCCCAGCAACCCGCCGGCCACACCGCCGATCAGGGTGCCGGCCACGCGGTGCTCGTCCTTCACCGGCGCCTGGCGGCGCACGGCCACGTTCTCGCACACCTCGCGCGGCGTGGAGACGGTGGTCGTCACTTCCTTCACGGCCACCACCTCGGCGTGCCGGGGCTGGGTGAGGGTCTGGTAGCCGCCCACCGCGCCCGCGCCGAGCACCACCATCGCCAGCCCGCCCAGGGCCATGCCTTTGATCATTGACTTGTCCATGTGCTCACTCCTTTCGCCGCGAATCTAGGCGCGGCCGCGGCAGTGCCTGTTACCGGACGTGTCGAGTGTCCGAAGCCTGAAACAGATGGCTGC
This is a stretch of genomic DNA from Hydrogenophaga crocea. It encodes these proteins:
- a CDS encoding branched-chain amino acid ABC transporter permease, translating into MSFSAWIELIASGLITGGIYALVALGLNLQYGLMRILNIAHGEFLMVGAFVTWMVAATFGLSPLWMIPVSFALLFGIGVAVHWLCFRRLTATSPNLDVFEARGLMVAFGLMFLVQNAISWIWGGDLRGYDFLTQPFAIPLPGGQAQFAVNKLLVFGLALLFAGALIVLLRTTLLGKGVRALMQSPTGAQLVGIDTKRLHPLMFGIGLGLSGVAGCLLSMAYTISPSMGEPYTVTALIVITLGGFGSMGGALAGGLLLGVIEAIGMHFTNPSLKALLSYIVFIGVLLLRPEGLFARKTRKA
- a CDS encoding helix-turn-helix domain-containing protein, with product MSATPPMSTDAVAPKERAAIWREWVWTHFGGLDSDLYGDTDFEGHMSASRAGEVMLTRLEANRHRVIKSDRQARAGERPYLKIVAPWRGSAGVQQSGREAWVRPGGWAIYDTTGTYAVANPEQVEHLIVMLPREQLSERGLALEPLMARQIGGVSGIARVALETMRTTYQELPGMSEAAARGAGEAIVELVRLSLLELAGRADGRTQLEAFRDRIRVHIGHHLRDPALSLDHIASAMNCSKRHLHKAFSAEDDTLAHYIQRQRVEACMRELADPQRAGRTITEIAFSWGFNNTAHFSRVFREHTGLTPSAFRARASLAPAQD
- a CDS encoding amino acid ABC transporter substrate-binding protein, producing the protein MALSNRRVMMQKTAAAVGAMAVAPQLMAQNAPVRIGYSMSRTGPWTGGAQTSQEPNFLLWAEQQNATGGLDVKGVRRKIELISSDDRSDVETVVRTYEKLMGSDKVDLVLPPWGSNANFAVAPLANRFQYPFLAPTALSRRLVELKLPYFFLLLQQPKPMCDALVDMFKANGVKSVAVIYVDDLFGLENYAALKVALQGSGINMVEDKSYPGGVKDLSPVLRSMKDKNPDAFVGFTYPPDTILASRQAKEIGFNPKFFYASVGTAFPLYKNVITAAGAEGVLGMGSWNSKTSPGAKAYFDAHVASQKKEPDRWASGACWAGLEILTNAVKAHGLDRKAIRDYVANTTHKTILGDIKFQGSENVGTPGTVGQWQNGEFEVVWPQKLATAKLNPNKPTWK
- a CDS encoding glycine zipper 2TM domain-containing protein, producing MDKSMIKGMALGGLAMVVLGAGAVGGYQTLTQPRHAEVVAVKEVTTTVSTPREVCENVAVRRQAPVKDEHRVAGTLIGGVAGGLLGSTIGKGSGNTVATVAGAVAGGYAGNQVQKNMQQSDTVTTTEQRCRTVQDKSQKLLGYDVTYRLNGQEAVVRTDFKPGATLPVKDGKVDTTPPAQS